Proteins encoded together in one Acidobacteriota bacterium window:
- a CDS encoding acyl--CoA ligase, giving the protein MRRGDVVMAPLGTRPAFFAATFAVWEKEAVFLPVDESATAAEIDAFRRTFRPAAILTFREGRLRVERGSTNPLRFPGAAMIRLTSGTTGAPRGALVTPAQAIADGRAILAATGLRPGDASIAAVPLGHAYGFGNIVMPLLLQGTPAILLERPLPSLVLRALRSRRPVLLSAVPYLIDLLSRHPGAGASPLRLRGCVSAGAPLQAKSAAAFRERFGVPVWVLYGTTEAGAIAFDSEEGAGETEGRVGRPVRGVTLTLDRRARRLVVEGPAVCAGYVPAPSSDLAGGRFRTADLARIDEAGRVHLTGRLSSLVNVSGRKVNPREVELALLSLENVDDAVALGVRDTLRGETLAAWVVARRGANPESIRAALSVRLSGHKVPRAIRLVGKIPRTRRGKINRLKLLTGK; this is encoded by the coding sequence GTGAGGCGCGGCGACGTCGTGATGGCCCCCCTCGGCACCCGCCCGGCCTTCTTCGCCGCCACCTTCGCCGTCTGGGAGAAGGAGGCGGTCTTCCTTCCCGTGGACGAAAGCGCGACGGCCGCCGAGATCGACGCTTTCCGCCGCACCTTCCGCCCCGCGGCGATCCTCACCTTCCGCGAGGGGCGCCTCCGCGTCGAGCGCGGCTCGACAAATCCGCTCCGCTTTCCCGGCGCCGCGATGATCCGGCTCACGAGCGGCACGACCGGAGCGCCGCGCGGCGCCCTCGTCACGCCGGCGCAGGCGATCGCCGACGGCCGGGCGATCCTCGCCGCCACCGGCCTCCGCCCCGGGGACGCGAGCATCGCCGCCGTTCCCCTGGGGCACGCCTACGGCTTCGGCAACATCGTCATGCCGCTCCTCCTCCAGGGGACCCCCGCGATTCTCCTCGAGCGTCCCCTCCCCTCCCTCGTGCTCCGGGCCCTGCGCTCGCGCCGCCCCGTCCTCCTGTCGGCCGTCCCCTACCTTATTGATCTCCTGTCGCGGCACCCCGGCGCCGGCGCCTCGCCGCTCCGACTGCGAGGATGCGTCTCGGCGGGGGCGCCGCTCCAGGCGAAGAGCGCGGCGGCCTTCCGCGAGCGCTTCGGCGTTCCGGTCTGGGTCCTCTACGGCACGACGGAGGCGGGGGCGATCGCGTTCGACAGCGAGGAGGGCGCGGGCGAGACGGAGGGGCGCGTCGGCCGGCCCGTCCGCGGCGTCACTCTCACGCTCGATCGAAGGGCGCGGCGCCTCGTCGTCGAGGGCCCCGCCGTCTGCGCCGGCTACGTCCCCGCCCCCTCGAGCGATCTCGCCGGCGGGAGATTTCGTACCGCAGACCTCGCGAGGATCGACGAGGCCGGGCGCGTCCACCTCACGGGGCGCCTCTCGTCGCTGGTGAACGTCTCGGGGCGCAAGGTGAACCCCCGGGAGGTCGAGCTCGCGCTCCTCTCCCTCGAGAACGTGGATGACGCGGTCGCACTGGGTGTGCGCGACACGCTCCGCGGCGAGACGCTCGCGGCCTGGGTCGTGGCGCGGCGCGGGGCGAACCCCGAGTCGATCCGCGCCGCCCTGTCGGTGAGGCTGTCGGGGCACAAGGTGCCGAGAGCCATCCGCCTCGTCGGGAAGATCCCGCGCACCCGCCGCGGGAAGATCAATCGCCTCAAGCTCCTGACGGGGAAATGA
- a CDS encoding PHP domain-containing protein: MPTKGLRKVDLHLHTVFSNFRHLKILRARDSYNDPLKVYERCRALGMDYVAITDHDTLDGALDLLARRPDLEPTVIVGEEVETWFPETGQWIHVNVFGLDEAAHRDITHLRPDVRELVGWLRAKGLPHVLNHPLQSYRLQRAPMKYVEEVLSLFTHVEVGNATLPVAQNRTVSRMVEYGRRRGLPSVGVGGSDAHGLGTLGSYVTVAAGDTKGEWLASVKEGRCAAAGKEIGFTGMLGEVYAIVGRYYQRLGTQEGRREMGAVNYAAAAGFVPACLLGVPLAFNVLSFVGTTGLSGLVHLGLQGAEREALREAVSEETRG, from the coding sequence TTGCCGACGAAGGGCCTGAGGAAGGTCGATCTTCATCTCCACACGGTATTCTCGAACTTCCGGCATCTCAAGATCCTCAGGGCCCGCGACTCGTACAACGACCCCCTCAAGGTCTACGAGCGGTGCCGCGCCCTCGGGATGGACTACGTCGCGATCACCGACCACGACACTCTCGACGGCGCCCTCGATCTCCTCGCGCGCCGCCCCGACCTCGAGCCGACGGTCATCGTCGGCGAGGAGGTCGAGACCTGGTTTCCCGAGACCGGGCAGTGGATCCACGTCAACGTCTTCGGTCTCGACGAGGCGGCGCACCGCGACATCACGCACCTCAGGCCCGACGTCCGCGAGCTGGTCGGCTGGCTGCGCGCGAAGGGGCTCCCGCACGTCCTCAACCATCCGCTGCAGAGCTACCGGCTCCAGCGCGCGCCGATGAAGTACGTCGAGGAGGTCCTCTCCCTCTTCACGCACGTCGAGGTGGGGAACGCCACGCTTCCCGTCGCGCAGAACCGGACCGTCTCGCGCATGGTCGAGTACGGGAGGCGCCGGGGCCTGCCGTCGGTGGGAGTGGGTGGAAGCGATGCGCACGGCCTCGGGACGCTCGGCTCGTACGTGACGGTCGCCGCCGGCGACACGAAGGGGGAGTGGCTCGCCTCGGTGAAGGAGGGGCGGTGCGCCGCGGCGGGGAAGGAGATCGGCTTCACCGGGATGCTGGGCGAGGTCTACGCGATCGTCGGCCGCTACTACCAGCGCCTCGGCACCCAGGAGGGGCGACGCGAGATGGGGGCGGTGAACTACGCCGCCGCCGCGGGGTTCGTGCCGGCCTGCCTCCTCGGCGTGCCGCTCGCCTTCAACGTCCTCAGCTTCGTCGGGACGACGGGGCTCTCGGGCCTCGTCCATCTCGGGCTTCAAGGCGCGGAGCGCGAGGCGCTTCGAGAGGCGGTGTCAGAAGAGACTCGAGGCTGA
- a CDS encoding beta-ketoacyl-[acyl-carrier-protein] synthase family protein, with protein sequence MRDAPAGHRVAVTGLGVLCSLGRGVDAVWEAIASGRRGFGAVTLFDTSGVPAVPVAGVKEIPAETRVPGRTRIEKFLFAAADEAAASAGLTGSDALGGFGVAIGTSNGGMLEAETWYERRFVERSAGRRVAPSAGPALRLPGSALTDAMAARFSLRGPRLTNTTACSSSAGAIASAAARVRDGDAAGMIAGGGDSLCRLTYSGFGSLRLMDPVGCRPFDRSRRGLTLGEGAGILVLEAWAHARARGVRPLAEILDHGATCDAHHMTASHPEGRGMAAAMREALARAGVGAHSIACVNAHGTATPVNDAAEARAIEEVFGAPPRPAVSSTKSMHGHLLGGSGAVEAVITILSILNGAVPATAGLEDPEGLGGVDLVAGSARPATIGFALSNSFGFGGGNVVLLFASAREGA encoded by the coding sequence GTGCGTGACGCGCCGGCAGGACACCGCGTCGCCGTCACGGGGCTCGGCGTCCTGTGCTCCCTCGGACGGGGAGTCGACGCCGTGTGGGAGGCGATCGCCTCGGGGCGGCGAGGGTTCGGAGCCGTCACCCTCTTCGACACGTCGGGGGTGCCGGCCGTTCCCGTCGCGGGGGTGAAGGAGATTCCCGCCGAGACGCGCGTGCCGGGGAGGACGCGTATCGAGAAGTTCCTCTTCGCCGCCGCCGACGAGGCGGCCGCGAGCGCGGGGCTCACGGGAAGCGACGCCCTCGGCGGTTTCGGCGTCGCGATCGGAACGTCGAACGGCGGCATGCTCGAGGCGGAGACCTGGTACGAGAGGCGATTCGTCGAGCGGAGCGCCGGCCGGCGCGTGGCTCCCTCCGCGGGCCCGGCCTTGCGGCTTCCCGGCTCCGCGCTCACCGACGCAATGGCGGCGCGCTTCTCGCTGCGCGGCCCGCGCCTCACCAACACGACGGCCTGCTCGTCGTCGGCGGGGGCCATCGCCTCGGCGGCGGCGCGCGTGCGGGACGGCGACGCCGCCGGGATGATCGCGGGGGGCGGGGACTCGCTCTGCCGCCTCACGTACTCGGGGTTCGGCTCGCTGCGCCTGATGGATCCTGTCGGGTGCCGGCCGTTCGATCGCTCGCGGCGCGGGCTGACGCTCGGCGAGGGGGCCGGGATTCTCGTCCTCGAGGCGTGGGCGCACGCCCGCGCGCGCGGCGTGCGCCCTCTCGCGGAGATCCTCGATCACGGCGCGACGTGCGACGCGCACCACATGACGGCGTCGCATCCGGAGGGGCGCGGCATGGCGGCGGCGATGCGCGAGGCGCTCGCGCGCGCCGGCGTCGGCGCCCATTCGATCGCGTGCGTGAACGCGCACGGGACGGCGACGCCGGTCAACGACGCCGCGGAGGCGAGGGCGATCGAGGAGGTCTTCGGCGCGCCACCGCGCCCGGCGGTCAGCTCGACGAAGTCGATGCACGGGCACCTGCTGGGCGGGAGCGGTGCCGTCGAGGCGGTCATCACGATCCTCTCGATCCTGAACGGCGCGGTCCCGGCGACGGCGGGGCTCGAGGATCCGGAAGGCCTCGGCGGCGTCGATCTCGTCGCGGGGTCGGCGCGCCCGGCGACGATTGGCTTCGCCCTCTCGAACAGCTTCGGCTTCGGCGGCGGCAACGTCGTGCTTCTTTTCGCGTCGGCGCGGGAGGGGGCGTGA
- a CDS encoding lysophospholipid acyltransferase family protein gives MAGTREARWYTHPFNTDRSWRLILGVMPRVPAPLRAPIHHAVTTVFFLAMGNERRAAKRNVERITGERGARSLAATYRLFLNYSRFLVAYTEMPPHARTPDDLAARIAGTDDALRTLRAALAAGKGLILAGVHLGQWDLALVLLARLGIPVTVVMRREDEEAARHAAAVREAAGIRIVHPGDSAWLGVELLAALRRGEIVALQADRAYGERTAHVTLFGGDVAIPAGPWDLSRASGAPILTAVAVIEGPRTYRFVCGDALDATAGGVERLAAEMETLIARHPEQWFNFYDVWGEPRRA, from the coding sequence ATGGCCGGGACCCGGGAAGCGCGCTGGTACACGCACCCCTTCAACACCGATCGATCGTGGCGGTTGATCCTCGGCGTCATGCCCCGCGTCCCCGCCCCGCTCCGCGCGCCGATCCACCACGCCGTCACGACGGTCTTCTTTCTCGCGATGGGGAACGAGCGGCGCGCCGCGAAGAGAAACGTCGAGCGCATCACCGGCGAGCGCGGCGCGAGGAGCCTCGCGGCGACGTACCGGCTCTTCCTCAACTACAGCCGCTTCCTCGTCGCCTACACCGAGATGCCGCCGCACGCGCGAACCCCCGACGACCTCGCCGCACGCATCGCCGGCACCGACGACGCCCTCAGGACTCTGCGCGCCGCGCTCGCCGCGGGGAAGGGGCTCATCCTCGCCGGCGTGCACCTCGGGCAATGGGACCTCGCCCTCGTCCTTCTCGCGCGCCTCGGCATCCCCGTGACGGTCGTGATGCGGCGCGAGGATGAGGAAGCGGCGCGGCATGCTGCCGCGGTGAGAGAGGCGGCGGGGATCCGCATCGTCCACCCCGGGGATTCGGCGTGGCTCGGCGTCGAGCTGCTCGCGGCGCTGCGGCGCGGGGAGATCGTCGCGCTCCAGGCCGACCGGGCGTACGGCGAGCGCACGGCGCACGTGACGCTCTTCGGCGGGGACGTCGCGATCCCCGCGGGGCCGTGGGATCTCTCCCGCGCCTCCGGCGCGCCGATCCTGACGGCGGTGGCGGTCATCGAAGGACCCCGGACGTACCGGTTCGTCTGCGGCGACGCGCTCGACGCGACGGCGGGCGGAGTCGAGAGGCTCGCGGCGGAGATGGAGACGCTCATCGCGCGCCATCCGGAGCAGTGGTTCAACTTCTACGACGTGTGGGGAGAACCGCGCCGTGCGTGA